The Primulina eburnea isolate SZY01 chromosome 6, ASM2296580v1, whole genome shotgun sequence genome contains a region encoding:
- the LOC140833281 gene encoding protein DEHYDRATION-INDUCED 19 homolog 7-like yields MGDRFYDDLLTALSSYAGHDFDDNREEQETEGDYDDEEVNEGKSDELACPFCSEDFDVLGLCCHIDADHRLEVKPGICPVCASKVTINMASHVIVQHENVLKALCNKKHSSGRSHSAVFLLRKELQEKHLCFIKESPRVVSSSEAEADSMLLSFVNNPHTDYRPQTAQSCSSTETSLLAKKSSDNDSSERIQPSVSTDRNDGRMRCDFIQGLVLSTILDDL; encoded by the exons ATGGGTGATCGATTTTATGATGATTTGCTCACTGCTCTTTCGTCTTATGCCGGACATGATTTTG atGATAACCGTGAGGAGCAAGAGACGGAAGGGGATTACGATGATGAGGAAGTCAACGAAGGAAAATCAGATGAATTGGCTTGTCCATTTTGCTCCGAGGATTTTGATGTTCTTGGATTGTGCTGCCACATTGACGCCGACCACCGATTGGAGGTTAAACCCGGG ATCTGTCCTGTATGTGCTTCGAAGGTGACCATAAACATGGCCTCACATGTAATCGTGCAGCACGAGAATGTTTTAAAG GCTCTCTGTAATAAGAAACATAGCAGTGGCCGCTCTCATTCAGCAGTTTTCTTGTTAAGGAAAGAGTTACAAGAGAAACATTTATGTTTTATTAAGGAGTCTCCTCGTGTCGTTTCATCCTCTGAAGCGGAAGCTGATTCTATGCTGTTGTCATTTGTCAATAATCCACACACTGATTATCGACCTCAAACAGCTCAATCCTGTTCTTCGACTGAGACGAGCTTATTAGCAAAGAAAAGCTCTGATAATGATTCTTCAGAAAG AATTCAGCCATCTGTGTCCACAGACAGGAATGATGGGAGGATGAGATGTGATTTCATACAAGGATTAGTGTTATCCACAATTCTTGACGACTTATGA